In Megachile rotundata isolate GNS110a chromosome 10, iyMegRotu1, whole genome shotgun sequence, the sequence CTTGACGAGTCAATACTGTACACAATGACATTAAAATTAGTTTACAAGTaatgatttttatttgtattacagTACTTCGAAGTTATGCATTTTTATAACGAAACATTCAGCACGTTGATGTTGGGATTTTATATGATGTTCTGGTCTTCCTGTTTGTGTTATCTTATACCAGTGTTAGAACTGCATATTATTATGTCTGCTGCTGAGGTGAGACAAATTTTgactgaatttttagattttcaagttttcccaaattcccacattcccaaatccttatgtttccaaattcttacatccccaaattctcacatgtccaaattcccacatctccaaattctcatttcccgaaattttcatacgtgcaaattgtcacatccccaaattcccacatgtccaaattctcgtATCCCCAAATGCTCACATGtggaaattcccacatccttaaatccccacatctccaaattctcatatccccaaattctcacatgtggaaattcccacatccccaaattctcacacgtgcaaattgtcacatccctaattcctcacatctcaaaattctcatatccctaaattcccacatccccaaatccccacatctccaaattctcacatgtggaaattcccacatccccaaattctcacatgtacaaattgtcacatccccaaattcccacatgtccaaattctcatatccccaaattctcacatgtggaatttcccacatccctaaatccccacatctccaaattctcatatccccaaattctcacatgtggaattcccacatccccaaatccccacatctccaaattctcacatgtggaaattcccacatccccaaattctcacatgtgcaaattgtcacatccccaaattcccacattcccaaattctcacatccccaaattcccacatcctcaaattctcacatgtgcaaattgtcacattcctaaatcctcacatctccaaattctcacatccccaaattcttgcatctccacattctcacatccccaaattctcacatccctaaattcttgcatctccacattctcacatccccaaattctcacctccccaaatacctatgtcctcaaattcctatcccccaaatttctttcAGGAGTGCGAAGAATGTTGGATGATAGGATTAGACAGCGACACGATACCCTTCAGATTTCAATATGCCTTGTTCATCGTCGTTGAGAAACTGGCAGCCAGTGGTTACGGAAAATACGTTCCTAAAGCAGACGGACATATGATACTGAGTTCTGTTCTCATGATACTCGGACGAGTCCTTGAATGTTATATCATAGGTGACATAACAAATCTTCAATCTCTGGCCTAacctattatattaataatctaTTTGCTTTTTAAATAGCTCAATAATAGTTTGGTTCCTGTACACCTTCGTCTGGCTGTTCCTTTACACTTTAATTTCCCTTTTAATAAACAAAACTACATAACACTGTTTCAGTGATGTTAATCCACATAAAAGCCAGCAGAAGGGCATCCAAATCAAAGTTTCAAGAAATAATGAATCAAGTAATCGCTTATACCATTCAAAAACAGTTACCAGCTCACATGAAAAATCGTCTTCAAGCTTACTACTATTATCGATTCAGAAACAGCTATTTCCGAGAGAaactcatattacaaaatttatctgGTAATATATTTTATCTTGGAATACTGATACTGAATTTAATAACATGATTTTTCATAACAACTTAGAACAACTACGTCAAGAAATCGCGTTGCAATCGTGTCATCGTTTGGTCGAGAATGTGGCTATTTTTCAAACTCTGCCGAAAAATGTTTTGAGATCTATCGTGAGGAACTTGAAATTCGAACTGTATTTACCGAGCGACGTGATTGTAAAAGCTGGGGTGCAAGGAGATTGCATGTTCTTTCTGTCTGCTGGAACTGTGGCTATTTTAACACCGACTGGGAAAGaggtattttcaatttaggaaggtgggaatttggggagatgggaatttggggatgtgggattttggggatgtgggaatttggggaggtggggatttggggatgtgggaattcggggatgtggaaatttggggaggtgaggattgggggatatgggaattgggggatatgggaattgggggatatgggaattgggagatgtgggaatttggggatgtggaaatttggagatatgggaatttgggggggatggggatttggggatgtgggaattgggggatgtgggaatttggggatatgggaattggaaaatttaggaatttgggaaagtgaaaatttggggatgtaggaattggaaaatttaagaatttgggaaagtggaaatttggggatgtaggaattagaaaatttagaaatttgggaaagtggtaatttggggatttgggaactgggaaatttagaaatttgggaaagtggaaattcggagatgtgagaattggaaaatttaggaatttggaaaagtggaaattcggagatgtgagaattggaaaatttaggaatttggaaaagtggaaattcgggaatgtgggaattggaaaatttgggaattcgggaatgttgaaatttggaaatttgaaaatagggaGATTGTGGAATCTGGGAAAGAGGAAACTGGGGGGTtcgggaattggaaaatgtagaaattggaaaatttagcaatttggaaaagTGTAaagttggaaatatgaaaatttgaaagtttagaaatttcgaatttgtaaattcgtaaattcctaaattcacatattGATTGATTCACAGATCTGTCACTTAGAGGACGGAGCACATTTCGGCGAGGTGGCCCTCCTCGTCCCCGACCAAAGAAGAGTAGCAAGCGTAATAGCGATCGAAGTGTGCGAAGTATATCGTCTCGAACGTAGAGATTTTCGAAAATGCATCGCCGTGCACACGGAATTGTTTGCGCAAATAGAAAGAATCGCCACAGACAGAATCGAGAAGGCTGTCACCATCGAAGAGCAACACAAACGATACCTCATGCGACACTCCATAGAGAGCCAAAGAAGTGgagttatttaattaattaaaaatattgtaattatattagttacagtactaaatattgtattaatgtAGATTCGAATTCAAATTAAGATTCGAAATCGAAGTATgacacaataatttaataaatattaattattgttgttaAATGATATTTTCTGATAAAATTTCACGTTGGGTTTGTCGCAGACAACAGTCCTCGACAGAGAATAATCATGCAGATCGTTTAACCGTATATTTAAGGatcttatatattattattgtccaTACAATGTTTGTATAGTGGCATTACTTTACGTCTacctttattttataattagatatattattatattaatcatTGCCTAAGATACTTACAGTTACAAATACACTCACTAAAATCTTTAGCGCTGTCGCGATCAGCTATGCACGTACAGATAATACACTGGAGACACGAacaaattgattaatttatttgttgtttTCTTTTTATCGCTTATCATTCACTTTCCTCTCGCTTTATGGCGACTCTTTTGTCTCGTAAACATACGCTTAATCCTTCGTCGGTGTTCGTAGCAACGATCTTTAATATCGTTCGAAATATCTAGATAAcatcttgaaattaaaacatttatatataaattttaaaaaagataATGGAAGATTCACGTTTTATTCAAGATTTATACTTCGAGAATCAaaaactttaattttatttagaatttttaatttttattaatttaatttcgattAAAGGGTGCATCAACCTCTTAAATATTTAAGGGGTGCATTAACCCTTCATTGCATTCTCCCGCAAATATATTGCgttataataaaagaatatattatCAAGCTTCGTTATTTAgtcaaacataaataaattgcacATTCAGTTACTTCTAATAAaaactaaataatattttatctaaCCCTTGTACTACATCAAACATAAAATTGCACGTCTCATAATTTACAtcattgcaatttattttattttgacaaaatatttcaaaatttttatcaaggtttttttgtttaatgaaataattcttattcaatttttaaattaaaaataaagggataaaattaaatttcagatCAAAGAGTATGTCAtggataaaaatattcattcatCAAAATTTTGGGTGTTTAAATATtagtgaaattattttaactaattAGTGAAGTATTGGTAGTGAAAGGTTTAAGTGACTCCCGAGAGGTGTTGTTTGAAATGATTGAATTAATGGTTGAATTAAGATCGTTTCTACGAACAAGGAGCGTCGATATGATACGTCGTAAACAGAATAGTATGTTAACAGCGGTAATTATATACATCTCTAGTGTAACGGTAAGCGATGGCGGGCCATTGTACAGACTTCAGATCACACGgtagaaatataaattatttactataGAATAGAGAGAATCTACTGAACTGACGTTCGACGTGTACCTTGTTTCCCTTCCATTCTTTCTTTTAACCTTTACGCTGCTATATTTAATTACACATATTATcgaatatagaaatatcaagGTTTTCtttcattcagaaattttgggattttacacaaatttgggggttttggaaattttaggttcttaggaaattttagaactttggggattttgggatcttaggaaattttgaaactttgggaattttgggatcttagaaaattttggaattttagaagttttaggATCTTAGGAAGTTTTAgaactttggggattttaggaaattttggaattttagaagttttgggatcttaggaaattttagaactttggggattataggattttaggaaatttttgaactttacgAATTTTAAGGCTTCAGAAATTTTAGGATCTTAGACAAATTTGGGacatcaaaaatttctaaattgccaattCTCAACTTGTAAACtttaaaacccccaaattttaaaatcatctAGTTttacaattctcaaacttaattttgaatttccaaaatttctaactccTTTGAAATGTCCTAAATCCAATAGCACCAAAACctcaaaaatctctaaaatccctaaaatccccaaaatccccaaaatctccaaaatccccaaaatccccaaaatctccaaaacttcttacatctccaaaatctccaaaatgcccaaaatttcccatatctccaaaaccTCCAAAATCCTCTTACCACCCCATTAAcaacaaaaaatgaaataaactcaAAAAAAAGTTTCCCTCAATTAACTAAAAAATCTAATCAATAACAACagcaaaaataaattgaacaacGTAAAGGTTAAAAGATGCGTACACATACGATTTACGATCAAATCGATTGGTTTCTACATTCGTAAACTATGCCAACTATTTTCTACGTTCACTAGATATAATGTTAATTACTAAACAATCGTATCGTGTCTAATTGGATCACGTCTAAGGGAGCACGGAGGAtctttcctttcttctttcTGCTTCGTTTTCTTCGAATCGCACGATATTCCTCCGATTcgataaaaatacattaaaaaatatagaggaTCCACGAACGTTCTACTTACAAAGTATCTTACACTGAAGTTCTACGTCGAATTTATCATCCGTTGATATGCACGTGTTTTAAAGCAGTACCGTGATTGTCACGATTATCgatatctttttttttctcgtCCAACGTAGTGATGGGTTTATTATGGAGACAATTGTTTGATTTTGGgaactggaattttggaaattttgtttttgcacatttttagtgctgtttgaaaatttattaaattgtcaaatttttaaattctgagtttggtgttttattaaatttttaaggtggaaatttgaaaatttgaaagttggtaaatttagaaatttggaaacttgagaaatggtaaattcagaaatttggaaatttgagaaatggtaaattcagaaatttggaaatttgggaaatggtaaaattagaaatttgaaaatttgagagttggtaaaattaaaaacttgaaaatttgagagttggtaaatttagaaatttggaaatttgagagttggtaaatttagaaatttggaaatttgagaattagtgaatttagaaatatgaaaatttgagaattggtaaatttgaaaatttggaaatttgagagttggtaaatttgaaaatttggaaatttgagaattggtaaatttgaaaatttggaaatttgaaagttggtagatttaaaaatttgaaaatttgagaattggtgaatttagaaatttgaaaatttgagagttggtaaatttagaaatttggaaatttgagaattggtaaatttgaaaatttggaaatttgaaagttggtaaatttaaaaatttgaaaacttgagagttGGTAAAGttccaaatatgaaaatttgagagtcggtaaatttccaaatatgaaaacctaaaaaccaaaaatttgaaaacccataaaataaaaaacaaaaaaattgaaaaagtcaactcaaaaattctaaaaactccataaacccaatttccaaatccccaagccccaaaacccaaaaactgTCCATCCAAAAACATTCCCATCACCGTTCAAACATTACATCAGAAAAGAAGGATTCTTTGTACGATGAACGAACAAAAAGCAGCCGAAATCGGAGGAATTCGCACACGTAATTTAGCGCAATTGTTTCTAAATAATGTTCACAATTAATTTACTCGTTTCTTTTTATTCGTGTTTGTTGTTACTATCAAATGTTCGATCGAACGTATCGATAGAATTTGTTGTTCTTTTAGCGCGCGTACACTACGTGATATTTACACTAACACAAGTACTTCTGTATGTAAATTGTTCTAGTTAGCACTCGTTTTCCCCGACGCTTTCGAAGGGCGTCTAATAAGGCACTGTCATTTACTGTGACTGAAACGATCAGACGAAAGAAGAATGTCTTTTCCTACGGTTCCGTGGATTCTTTCCATCATTGAGTAAAACTTACgcttatatgtgtatgtatatatgtatatatatatatatatatttatatttatataattataaatgctTTTGGTACCTTTCCCTTCGGAATTCTGATACACTACCAACTACTGATACTTTTATCGACGTTCTGGATTAAGAGCTTTTTTTCTaggaataaattattacatttcagATATGTATATCAAACTCTCTTACTGATTAAAATTACTTTCTTAAAATTTATACGAGTATCTATCAAATTAAAGATAACGTTTCaacgaatataaaataatgaatgtaCTCTCaagtttaaatacaaaaataaatgtcgATGTTTTCTAGTTTGGTTacgacataaaaataaaattaataaatgtaactctcaagttaaaattaaaaaaaaatagagaacTCTTTTGTTTTGGTTATaacgtgaaaataaaattaataaatgtattctcaagttaaaattaaaaaataaaagtcaGTGTTCACTATTTAAGTTgcaacacaaaaataaaattaataaatgtattttcaagttaaaataaaaaaaaatagtgaATGTTTTCTATTTTGATTgcaacacaaaaataaaattaataaatgtattttcaagttaaaataaaaaaataaaagtgaaCATTTTCTACTTGGGTTACAACATCGAATCTAAATATTATTCCTTAAAGAAAGGGTTATTTTTGAGGTTAACTAATAGCTCTTAGTCCCGAACGTGTTCAAGGATTCACGATAGATGATacagtatacatataataacagtacGTAGTTAACATTACGAGTAAAATGTTCAGgaacaaatatataaatgcaACACGTTAATATGCCCATGTGATCGCACGATACGATTTCGAAAACTGCTCGAGTGCAGTTTATTTTGTTGAGGATGCAACGAAGTACATTTTAGCGAATGCAGTTATTTTTGACGTAACTAGATGTATAGTACAAttcgtgaatttttaaatttttatatttataatttttcaaaatttcaatttcccaaattacttaTTTCTAATGTTCTCAATTGTCCAATTTCatcccccaaaatttctaatttttcaatgtctcattttccaaattttttattccccaatttctcatttcttgaaattttctatttcacgaattttcgctttcctaaattcctatttcctaaattcttcatcccccaaatttcaaattttttaaattcctcctCCAAATTTTGATTACCCCAAATATTGCACTCCCCAAACTCTCATCCTCCAATGttctcatttccccaaattcttcatctcccaaatttccacattacccAAATCACCACAAGTAACTTAGATCACCCCAAATAAAAATCTAGTTACATCAAATATACTGCCACCcctaatcacaattacaaacccaaatttcacaaacatTTCCTAATAACTAACGTTGCATCCTTACGAGTATCAATCGTTTCCACATACGCTTCGACCATGACAAAGAAGTGTAATTCGTGCTATGGCAATACGTTCGAGTATCGATAAGGAATAAGTAGCAACGGTATCATCATAGAGTATATAAATGGCATACTGCGTAATAAACTATTCATATTGTACAACGTAACGTGCGTATATGTTTCGTACAAATAGATACAAGTTTCTCCCTCGATCGCCTCTTTCTTTCTCGTTGAAAaaaaagtagaagaagaagaaatggTGAAATGCTACTGGCATGAAAGCGTCCTATATAAGAGAAAACGCAGAATCGTGAAGTTCACAGCGACTTGTTTGTTCCCCTGACGTGTCTCGTGAAACTCTCGTCATCAATCATgaggttaattaattaatgaatctaattgtatgaatgcactGCGACTGCGTTATttattctaaatatattttctcAATGATGATTTAGTTTTTAAGGGTGATTAACTATGAAGTTTGTTAGGGTTGCAATTTTACCCTTATATTTCTGTTGAGTTATTTGTCAAAGTTTAATGAgtacatttgaacatttttggtTTTTTAATCTTGGACATTTTTAACCCTGAACATTTATTAACCTTGAAAATTAAAGTTCAAAGCTGTAGACAtttataaagtttgaaattaaaaaatatatgtaacttaaaagaatttgtaaatgaagAAATGTAGATGTTGAATGatatccaaattcaaaaatatataaaaattaaaggaattagtaaatgtgaacatttagacatttttatacataaatttcagactttgaagtaatataaaaattttcaatttgtgaattgaaattaaaatatataattattgaaattattaaaattattaaaattattaaaattattaaaattattaaaattattgaaattattaaaattattaaaattattaaaattattaaaattattaaaattattaaaatatgaaaatgcagAAATACAAAGACACAAAAGCACAAAAATAccgaaacataaaaattgagaGATGTCCAAAAATGTCCAAACAGTGTACAAAGTGTGTATATGCAAGATAAAACGCAGTCGCAGCGACGAGTAGCGATGATCGTCGatggaaaaagaaaaacgaaggGAAAAAGAAAATCGGAAAGTATCGATCGTGTCGAGGATTCGATCGAGCTTCCTCTCGTCCCACGAGGACAGTAATTAACCCGCCTAATATGGCTTCGACCGACTAGGATTCAGCGTCAGATCGTATATATACGGACGACGGCGTTGGAAAGAAACAACGACGATAAACCAAGGAATCGCTCCTCCAACGAGTTGGCGCGCGAAGAGCATACAAGAGCTACAACTGGTCAGATGTACGCCATTTTGAACGGTAGATCGCCAGTTAGGCAAATGGGTCTCTCAAGTGTtttgggccaatgatcatagcagtggCCCTTATAAactcaatcaatcaatcaaccaATCAATCAAGTGATTTAATTCTAAGAATAACTCTTAAGAACTTAACTCTCAAGAACTTAACTCTCAAGGTCTTAACTCTCAAGAAATTAATTCTGATTTGCCAAAATGTAACCAAATGTAGCCAAACGTCTCCACAGTGaattcacgcgccaactcgtggaccCTCATCGTCGACCTTCATCGACCCCTCCGTCTCGCTGTTCCTTAATATATATTAAACGTATCTATGTATATAGACGTTCTAAGGCTTTGGCAGTGAATTAACGTCACGATGATCGCGGTACACAATTTTCACAAGTGTCATCGAATCGTCGTCGTTCCTTTCGCCATATCTCCTCTGGATGACAGTCGATGTTTCGCCGGATCGTGTTGCTCGTCACGATTATCGCGAATCATCCCCGTTCGACGTTTAGACGAGCGTTTTCATGATATACCTTCGCCGCCTTCTCGAGGTGCTCAGGTGAGGCCCCCTCGAGGGTAGCTGGCCGGCCTCGGTACACGATCGACAACAGAATTTCGCGTAGTATTTGTGCGTGCAGTATCTCGCCTTCACGATTAGGTCGCACTTTGCGAAGAACGTGTTGTCCTGGCAATTGGGGTGGATGAAGATACCTGTGGACGTTAGGGTCAAGTTATAGTTTCGTTAGGGTCAAGATTATTAGAAGTTAAGTTTGAGGAAGTGATCtgaacaattaatatatttggatatttacCATCGACTCGTATATCTACAGTGTCCGAGGCTTTGTAGTAATCATTTGTGGCGACGCAACGGTATCGGCCGGAGTCCTCTCGATTCGCGTCGGTGATTAGCAATCTGTTCGCGTCTGGAAACAGAATTCAAACTTATTAGAATCtaataatcaaaatttattagaatttatTGCATCAAAATTTCAGGGTAAATTAGGGATGTAAGAATCTCtggatgtagaaatctagagatgtagagatttagttAAGGTTTACTCACCGGTAATCTGAATTCGATTATTAGCTTGAATAGGGTCGTCATCCTTGAACCACGATACTCGAGGAATCGGATCACCATCGACGTTGCAGGTGATGCTGATATCACTGCCTTCAGGGAACTGATTCTGTCCTATCGATATATTCGCTGTGACAGGAACTGTGGGAAAGTCGATTACTGTTAAAACTTTGACAATACACGTTGgcaataaataagaaataaaaatgaaaataaagcaGTTCGCtatagaagaaaaatattttataaatgaaa encodes:
- the LOC100880142 gene encoding potassium/sodium hyperpolarization-activated cyclic nucleotide-gated channel 4; translation: MKQHICGLRLREKSPITRATSFKDLKFIDVWQHMFEIHVETPRTMMYMHSLAAVGAERRRHAALSYWWIIHPFSYWRFVWDVVMTVIFMIAFLTIPFSVCFVVMAHDKVRLDKFNFFIYSFCWIDIVLNCITGYNDHVNMRVELEPLKILKQYVQGNFVPDVLSSLPWDHITMPWRTIPGHHSSHWVIAVNLLPLLKISRYGYVNQQIFELFSYFEVMHFYNETFSTLMLGFYMMFWSSCLCYLIPVLELHIIMSAAEECEECWMIGLDSDTIPFRFQYALFIVVEKLAASGYGKYVPKADGHMILSSVLMILGRVLECYIIVMLIHIKASRRASKSKFQEIMNQVIAYTIQKQLPAHMKNRLQAYYYYRFRNSYFREKLILQNLSEQLRQEIALQSCHRLVENVAIFQTLPKNVLRSIVRNLKFELYLPSDVIVKAGVQGDCMFFLSAGTVAILTPTGKEICHLEDGAHFGEVALLVPDQRRVASVIAIEVCEVYRLERRDFRKCIAVHTELFAQIERIATDRIEKAVTIEEQHKRYLMRHSIESQRSGVI